A part of Streptomyces sp. NBC_01210 genomic DNA contains:
- a CDS encoding VWA domain-containing protein yields the protein MTDHTTGQTTETEQSADHTNPQNPQVDPHDNRRQALYWRLLARLFDHEEQATLESASLAVVEDIGLPSALLDPQASVDSIVQRHPELAAEFDGLMAPAPDPDAADGARDRAAEVRRAALVSKVLLNVFATDSGTVTAGQLARWQSDAGWLERALGCKPGELRGGRAGGGSGRGAAGPGASPTGTGGLGTTPDLSRLIPAIGPELGAIEADLVKRMHLREVLADPKLASQLTPSMSLIEQLLRDKNNLSGVALANAKALIRRFVDEVAEVLRTQVEKTTVGALDRSVPPKRVFRNLDLDRTIWKNLTNWSPEEERLYVDRLYYRHTARKTTPQRLIVVVDQSGSMVDSMVNCTILASIFAGLPKVDVHLIAYDTQALDLTPWVHDPFESLLRTNLGGGTDGTVAMALAQPKIAEPRNTVVVWISDFYEWQTEPLFESMAAIHRSGAKFIPVGSVTSSGRGSVNPWFRERFKDLGTPVISGHIRKLVHELKTFLA from the coding sequence ATGACGGACCACACGACCGGGCAAACGACCGAAACCGAGCAATCGGCCGACCATACGAACCCGCAGAACCCCCAGGTGGACCCCCACGACAACCGTCGTCAGGCCCTGTACTGGCGGCTCCTCGCCCGCCTCTTCGACCACGAGGAGCAGGCCACGCTGGAATCGGCGAGCCTCGCCGTCGTCGAGGACATCGGTCTGCCGTCCGCGCTGCTGGACCCGCAGGCCTCCGTCGACTCGATCGTGCAGCGCCACCCGGAACTGGCCGCCGAGTTCGACGGTCTGATGGCGCCCGCCCCCGACCCCGACGCCGCCGACGGTGCCCGCGACCGGGCCGCCGAAGTACGGCGCGCGGCGCTGGTGTCGAAGGTGCTGCTCAACGTCTTCGCCACCGACTCCGGCACAGTCACCGCCGGACAGCTGGCGCGCTGGCAGTCCGACGCGGGCTGGCTGGAGCGTGCGCTCGGCTGCAAGCCGGGCGAGCTGCGCGGTGGCCGCGCAGGCGGAGGTTCCGGGCGGGGCGCCGCGGGACCGGGTGCCAGCCCGACCGGCACCGGCGGCCTGGGCACGACGCCCGATCTCAGTCGGCTGATTCCGGCGATCGGCCCGGAACTCGGCGCCATCGAGGCCGATCTCGTCAAGCGGATGCACCTGCGCGAGGTGCTGGCCGACCCCAAACTGGCCTCGCAGCTGACCCCGAGCATGTCGCTGATCGAGCAGCTGCTGCGGGACAAGAACAACCTCTCGGGCGTGGCCCTGGCCAACGCCAAGGCCCTGATCCGCCGTTTCGTCGACGAGGTCGCCGAAGTGCTGCGCACCCAGGTGGAGAAGACCACGGTAGGCGCCCTGGACCGCTCCGTCCCGCCCAAGCGGGTGTTCCGCAACCTCGACCTCGACCGCACGATCTGGAAGAACCTCACCAACTGGAGCCCGGAGGAGGAGCGGTTGTACGTCGACCGCCTCTACTACCGGCACACCGCACGCAAGACGACGCCCCAGCGGCTGATCGTCGTCGTGGACCAGTCGGGCTCGATGGTCGACTCGATGGTGAACTGCACCATCCTGGCGTCGATCTTCGCCGGGCTGCCGAAGGTGGACGTCCACCTGATCGCGTACGACACACAGGCGCTCGACCTCACGCCGTGGGTGCACGACCCCTTCGAGAGCCTGCTGCGCACCAACCTCGGGGGCGGCACCGACGGCACAGTCGCCATGGCACTGGCCCAGCCGAAGATCGCCGAGCCGCGCAACACCGTTGTGGTGTGGATCTCCGACTTCTACGAATGGCAGACCGAGCCGCTGTTCGAGAGCATGGCCGCCATTCACCGCTCCGGAGCCAAGTTCATCCCGGTCGGCTCGGTGACCAGCTCCGGCCGCGGCAGTGTCAACCCGTGGTTCAGGGAGCGCTTCAAGGACCTCGGTACGCCGGTGATCTCCGGCCACATCCGCAAGCTCGTCCACGAACTCAAGACGTTCCTCGCTTAG
- a CDS encoding ATP-binding protein, which yields MSDMLRAPAEIKYAEELDWLESIDDNPKPFSWRLSPKMVRLFVLGSERSDGLDREISQKWYGDRSFVERSIVTLASDRGLLLIGDPGTGKSWLAELLSAAICRNSTLVVQGTAGTTEDHIKYSWNVSMVIAKGQSRESMIPSPIMTAMESGAIGRFEELTRSTSDVQDALISILSEKYISVPELDSENIVFAKPGFSIIATANSRDRGVNDLSSALKRRFNFVRIPVVTNKKSEAEIVRFRTEELLRRHQIELDVPPTLLDVLLQSFADLRASAAAAGSDDEKLESALSTAEQIGVLEDAILHGNFFGERALTAHTLASSLVGSLARREPEDLAILNKYLHGVVEPRSKEEGGSWPEFLEGGRDAIATLS from the coding sequence ATGTCCGACATGTTGCGCGCCCCTGCCGAGATCAAGTACGCCGAGGAACTGGACTGGCTGGAGTCCATCGACGACAACCCCAAGCCCTTCTCCTGGCGACTGTCCCCGAAGATGGTCCGGCTGTTCGTCCTGGGCTCCGAGCGCTCCGACGGTCTGGACCGGGAGATCTCGCAGAAGTGGTACGGAGACCGCAGTTTCGTCGAGCGCTCCATCGTCACGCTGGCCTCCGACCGCGGCCTGCTGCTCATCGGCGACCCCGGCACCGGCAAGAGCTGGCTGGCCGAGCTGCTGTCCGCCGCGATCTGCCGCAACTCCACGCTGGTCGTGCAGGGCACGGCCGGCACCACCGAGGACCACATCAAGTACTCCTGGAACGTGTCCATGGTCATCGCCAAGGGCCAGTCGCGGGAGTCGATGATCCCCTCGCCGATCATGACGGCGATGGAGAGCGGCGCGATCGGCCGTTTCGAGGAACTCACCCGCTCCACCAGCGACGTCCAGGACGCGTTGATCTCGATCCTGTCGGAGAAGTACATCTCGGTTCCCGAACTGGACAGCGAGAACATCGTCTTCGCCAAGCCCGGCTTCTCGATCATCGCCACCGCCAACAGCCGTGACCGCGGCGTCAACGACCTGTCCTCGGCGCTCAAGCGCCGCTTCAACTTCGTCCGCATCCCGGTGGTGACGAACAAGAAGAGCGAGGCGGAGATCGTCCGCTTCCGTACCGAGGAACTGCTGCGCCGCCACCAGATCGAGCTGGACGTGCCGCCGACGCTGCTCGACGTGCTGCTGCAGAGCTTCGCCGACCTGCGCGCCTCGGCGGCCGCGGCCGGCAGCGACGACGAGAAGCTGGAGTCGGCGCTGTCCACCGCCGAACAGATAGGCGTGCTCGAGGACGCGATCCTGCACGGCAATTTCTTCGGCGAGCGCGCGCTGACCGCCCACACGCTGGCCTCGTCGCTCGTCGGGTCACTGGCCCGGCGCGAGCCCGAGGACTTGGCCATCCTCAACAAGTACCTGCATGGCGTGGTCGAGCCGCGCAGCAAGGAAGAGGGCGGGTCCTGGCCGGAGTTCCTGGAGGGCGGCCGCGACGCGATCGCCACCCTGTCATGA